A region from the Triticum urartu cultivar G1812 chromosome 1, Tu2.1, whole genome shotgun sequence genome encodes:
- the LOC125523335 gene encoding helicase and polymerase-containing protein TEBICHI, which translates to MASGSSRGHVDQFFAAKKRRPSSQHGSPGAAKGSLAGYLVRSPPAAAASAAAASSAALAGSPSGARRSLAASMNADIANSAAAMNVDAGDSAAAAPDYGDDLEMKRFTMEFLSHYCSDIPSVMMSDAGKGEPDKNQKRSAVNSFLAPCDDRSAKKQCVSRCDAVEVPRVKELGDNMPLKWVGNHGASEPLEGLHEGAKLNGEGFAALQRSSFTPYAAQKMAGFSAAPGETPKSASSLISPGEDFWNAAMEFADDVSAMADKGPRRRHCDAAEDKSSCAVALGSKTLPRSGIEEFNCENTVGSNPMKQIDTFSNTAELAAANRQHKNNSPLPVKHLDFFHEDAIQVSGLEGKEKCDTVPRSAQVNQGRPMDSNFHRTENLMHSVDDIKTITLSESKTAGMGHSIDVGSRGSCMIKSDLNQLTHGETKPLAAHLNPGKPNRDSKSKFASQRVETCTPTSSVPLKDHSKLSSWLPHELCAIYMKKGIPQLYPWQVECLLVDGVLENRNLVYCASTSAGKSFVAEVLMLRRILSSQKIAILVLPYVSLCAEKAEHLEQLLAPLGKHVRSYYGNQGGGSLPKDTSVAVCTIEKANSLVNKLLEDGRLSELGIIVIDELHMVGDQHRGYLLELMLTKLRYAAGEGNSESSSGETSGSSSGKAGATHGLQIIGMSATMPNVAAVADWLQAALYQTAFRPVPLEEFIKVGNQIFDKDMNIVRVLPKIADIGGKDPDHIVELCNEVVLEGHSVLLFCSSRKGCESTAKHIAKYLKVANVGSKEGSEFRDAASAVEALKRCPAGLDPVLEETLPFGVAYHHAGLTVEERDIVETCYRKGLVRVLTATSTLAAGVNLPARRVIFRQPRIGRDFIDGTRYRQMAGRAGRTGIDTKGESILVCRPEEVKRITGIVRSDCPPLQSCLSEDKNGMTHAIMEVVAGGIVQTASDIHRYVRCTLLNSTKSFDDVVKSAQDSLRWLCHKRFVEWNNDTKIYSTTPLGRASFGSSLNPEESLVVLDDLSRAREGFVLASDLHLVYLVTPINVEVEPDWELYYERFMQLSSLEQSVGNRVGVTEPFLMHMAHGAAMPIRGRPKKNTSGGSGANTLINDQSLRVSKRFYVALMISRLAQEIPVTDVCESFKVARGTIQALQENAGRFASMVSAFCQRLGWQDLEGLVAKFQNRVSFGVRAEIAELTTIPFVKGSRARALYNSGLRTPVTIAEASIPEIAKALFENSWSGQDDSGLRRMQFGIAKKIKNGARRIVLEEAEAARVAAFSAFKSLGVEVPQFTTPLLPASEDSPPRDVMVFPGAGHAKCHESVLGAHVGDERNICSDYVPQRASTEIVGEDMHPVSTIHIKESQGIANSVDIASMQEASPLSTLPSRNVPDKGPVNAHNFPGGFDGFLDQWSSVDEFSFDLHFVKRSSKLSLTIFEILGLAVCWENSPVYYCNFPKDLTPTGSNDSVELWEGFRRRWSRIVGIMQQKIVKKTTWNLKIQIQALKSPCVSCQRLARLHLDPKTLNNIEVLDSTYVLLPPISVYNGLDICLVAWILWPDEESKTVPNLEKLVKRRLPSEAAAAANRDGRWRNQMHKAAHNGCCRRAAQTRALGSVLLKLLVSQNLSDLIETVEGPLVNVLADMELWGIGADMDACLRARHIIITRLKELDKEAYKLAGKSFSLNANADIADILFTHLKLPVPKGCEKGKLHPSTDKQCLDHLRDLHPIVSVIKEHRTLAKLLNGTLGSICSRAKLCIQSQRYIIHGNWLQTSTATGRLSMEEPNLQSVEHMVDFTTRKNDKDFTSMSMVDHHEINAREFFVPTQENWLLVTADYSQIELRFMAHFSKDPVLIELLSKPDVDVFTMIASRWSGKEESLVSSKDRDNTKRFIYGILYGMGANSLAEQLQCSPAEAAQKIQSFKRFFPGVSSWLQQAVASCRQKGYIETLMGRRRFLSKITAGNSREKAQAQRQAVNSICQGSAADIIKVAMLKVHSVITNGSNTVDSMDGLMQNFSQIRGRCHLLLQVHDELVLEVDPSMVAEAVNLLQISMETAAPLLVPLRAKVKVGKTWGSLQPFQPEP; encoded by the exons ATGGCGTCGGGCTCCTCCCGAGGTCACGTCGACCAG TTCTTCGCGGCCAAGAAGCGGAGGCCCTCGTCGCAGCATGGGAGCCCCGGGGCCGCCAAGGGCTCCCTGGCGGGGTACCTGGTCCGGTCCCCTCCCGCCGccgcggcgtcggcggcggcggcgtcgtcAGCGGCCCTCGCCGGCTCCCCCTCGGGCGCCCGGAGGAGCCTCGCGGCGTCCATGAACGCCGACATCGCCAATTCCGCCGCGGCGATGAATGTCGATGCGGGCGATTCCGCGGCGGCGGCACCGGACTACGGGGACGACCTGGAGATGAAGCGGTTCACCATGGAGTTCCTGTCCCATTACTGCAG TGATATCCCGTCTGTTATGATGTCTGATGCTGGCAAGGGCGAACCAGACAAGAATCAGAAGAGGAGTGCGGTCAACTCCTTCTTGGCTCCCTGCGACGACAGATCTGCCAAGAAGCAGTGCGTTTCTCGTTGTGATGCCGTCGAAGTTCCAAGGGTTAAG GAATTAGGGGATAACATGCCCTTGAAATGGGTTGGTAATCACGGTGCTTCAGAACCTCTTGAG GGGTTACACGAGGGGGCGAAGCTAAACGGTGAGGGATTTGCGGCCTTGCAAAGGTCCAGCTTTACCCCATATGCTGCGCAGAAAATGGCTGGGTTTTCTGCAGCACCCGGGGAGACCCCAAAATCTGCATCATCCCTGATTTCACCAGGGGAGGACTTCTGGAATGCCGCAATGGAATTTGCTGATGACGTCTCTGCTATGGCTGATAAGGGTCCTCGAAGGCGACACTGTGATGCTGCAGAGGACAAGTCGTCCTGTGCAGTTGCACTGGGTTCTAAGACTCTTCCTAGATCAGGAATTGAGGAATTTAACTGTGAAAATACAGTAGGTAGCAATCCCATGAAGCAGATAGACACGTTCTCAAATACAGCAGAATTAGCAGCGGCAAATAGACAGCATAAAAACAACTCTCCTTTGCCTGTGAAGCATTTGGATTTCTTTCATGAGGATGCAATTCAAGTTTCAGGCCTGGAAGGTAAAGAAAAATGTGACACTGTTCCCAGAAGTGCACAAGTGAACCAGGGTCGACCGATGGACAGTAACTTTCATAGAACAGAAAACCTCATGCATTCTGTAGATGACATTAAGACAATTACTTTGTCAGAGTCAAAAACTGCAGGGATGGGTCATTCAATTGATGTGGGCAGCAGAGGTTCTTGTATGATTAAGAGTGACCTCAATCAACTGACCCATGGTGAGACTAAACCGCTAGCTGCACATTTGAATCCTGGCAAGCCTAACAGAGATTCCAAGAGTAAGTTTGCTTCTCAAAGAGTGGAAACTTGCACTCCTACCAGCTCTGTTCCTCTAAAGGATCACTCCAAGCTCTCAAGCTGGCTCCCTCATGAGCTTTGTGCTATATACATGAAAAAAGGCATTCCACAGCTATATCCATGGCAG GTGGAGTGTTTACTTGTGGATGGTGTCTTGGAGAATCGCAATCTTGTATATTGCGCATCTACGAG TGCTGGTAAAAGTTTTGTTGCTGAAGTGCTGATGTTGAGACGGATATTGTCCAGTCAAAAGATAGCAATTCTAGTCCTTCCATATGTTTCATTATGTGCTGAAAAG GCTGAACATCTCGAGCAACTTCTTGCGCCACTGGGTAAGCATGTCCGTAGCTACTATGGGAATCAGGGGGGAGGGTCGCTTCCTAAAGATACATCAGTTGCTGTATGTACCATAGAGAAGGCGAATTCTTTGGTAAACAAGTTGTTGGAGGATGGCCGCCTTTCTGAACTTGGTATAATTGTAATAGATGAGCTTCATATG GTTGGTGATCAGCACAGAGGGTACCTTTTGGAGCTGATGCTCACAAAACTTCGGTATGCCGCTGGTGAAGGAAATTCAGAATCATCTAGTGGAGAAACTTCAGGTTCTAGCAGTGGGAAGGCGGGTGCCACCCATGGATTACAGATTATTGGTATGAGTGCTACTATGCCCAACGTTGCAGCTGTAGCTGACTGGCTTCAA GCCGCACTTTATCAAACTGCCTTTCGACCCGTCCCGTTGGAGGAGTTTATCAAAGTTGGTAATCAAATATTTGATAAAGACATGAATATTGTACGCGTACTTCCAAAAATAGCTGATATTGGTGGTAAGGATCCAGATCATATTGTTGAGTTGTGCAATGAG GTTGTTCTGGAGGGTCATTCTGTTCTTTTGTTTTGCTCCAGCCGAAAAGGCTGTGAATCAACTGCAAAGCATATTGCAAAGTACTTGAAAGTAGCTAATGTTGGTTCAAAAGAAGGCTCAGAGTTCCGAGATGCTGCTTCTGCAGTTGAAGCCTTGAAGAGGTGTCCTGCTGGGTTAGATCCTGTATTGGAAGAAACCCTCCCATTTGGTGTTGCATACCACCATGCTGGTCTCACG GTTGAGGAGAGAGACATTGTGGAAACATGCTACCGTAAAGGCCTTGTCCGAGTTTTGACTGCCACATCAACTTTAGCTGCTGGAGTAAACTTGCCTGCCAGACGAGTTATATTCAGACAACCTAGGATAGGTCGTGATTTCATTGATGGGACTCGCTATAGACAGATGGCTGGCCGTGCTGGTCGAACTGGAATAGACACAAAAGGAGAGAGT ATACTTGTATGTAGGCCTGAAGAGGTAAAGAGGATAACAGGTATTGTTAGAAGTGATTGTCCCCCCTTGCAGTCATGCCTCTCAGAAGACAAAAATGGAATGACTCATGCAATTATGGAAGTTGTTGCTGGTGGGATCGTGCAAACTGCAAGTGATATTCATCGATATGTGAGATGTACGCTGCTTAACTCCACCAAATCTTTTGACGATGTCGTAAAGTCTGCTCAAGACTCCCTTCGTTGGTTATGCCATAAAAGGTTTGTTGAGTGGAACAATGACACCAAGATATACTCCACCACTCCACTTGGGCGAGCATCTTTTGGCAGTTCTCTCAATCCTGAGGAATCACTG GTTGTGCTTGATGATCTTTCAAGGGCAAGAGAAGGTTTTGTTCTGGCATCTGATTTGCATTTAGTCTACTTGGTAACCCCAATAAATGTAGAAGTTGAACCTGACTGGGAATTATACTACGAGAGGTTCATGCAACTGTCTTCTCTTGAGCAG TCAGTTGGCAACCGGGTTGGAGTAACAGAACCTTTCTTGATGCACATGGCTCATGGGGCAGCAATGCCTATTCGTGGAAGGCCCAAGAAAAACACTAGTGGAGGTTCTGGTGCAAACACTCTTATTAATGACCAGTCGCTTAGAGTATCTAAGCGCTTTTATGTGGCGCTGATGATATCAAGGCTGGCTCAG GAGATTCCTGTCACAGATGTTTGTGAATCATTTAAAGTTGCTAGAGGTACGATTCAAGCCTTGCAGGAAAATGCTGGCAGGTTTGCTTCAATGGTTTCTGCCTTTTGTCAGAGACTTGGTTGGCAGGATTTAGAAGGTCTTGTTGCCAAGTTCCAAAACCGTGTCTCGTTTGGAGTTAGGGCAGAGATCGCAGAACTTACAACAATTCCATTCGTCAAG GGCTCACGTGCAAGGGCTCTTTATAACTCTGGTTTGCGTACCCCTGTTACCATTGCTGAAGCATCTATTCCTGAAATTGCAAAAGCTCTTTTCGAAAATTCTTGGTCTGGTCAAG ATGATTCTGGGTTACGGCGAATGCAATTTGGTATAGCCAAGAAAATAAAAAATGGAGCTCGCAGAATTGTTCTTGAGGAGGCAGAAGCAGCCAGAGTAGCAGCATTCTCAGCTTTCAAATCACTTGGGGTAGAAGTTCCTCAGTTTACCACACCTCTGCTCCCAGCTAGTGAGGACTCTCCACCTCGAGATGTTATGGTATTTCCTGGTGCAGGTCATGCTAAGTGCCATGAGTCAGTTTTAGGGGCACATGTTGGCGATGAAAGAAACATCTGCTCTGATTATGTTCCTCAAAGGGCTTCTACAGAGATTGTAGGGGAGGATATGCACCCTGTTTCTACCATTCATATTAAAGAGAGCCAAGGAATAGCGAATAGTGTCGACATTGCTAGTATGCAAGAAGCATCACCTTTATCAACGCTGCCCAGCAGAAATGTGCCTGACAAAGGTCCTGTCAATGCACATAACTTCCCTGGAGGGTTCGATGGTTTCCTTGATCAGTGGTCTTCTGTTGATGAATTTTCTTTTGATCTTCATTTTGTTAAGAGATCAAGTAAACTATCTTTGACCATTTTTGAAATTCTTGGGTTAGCTGTTTGCTGGGAAAATTCACCCGTCTACTACTGCAATTTCCCGAAAGACCTAACCCCAACTGGTAGCAATGATTCTGTTGAACTGTGGGAAGGATTTAGGAGAAGATGGAGTAGAATAGTTGGCATTATGCAGCAAAAGATTGTAAAGAAAACGACATGGAATTTGAAGATTCAGATTCAGGCACTTAAATCTCCCTGTGTTTCTTGTCAACGGCTTGCTAGGCTTCACCTCGACCCTAAAACATTGAACAATATTGAAGTCCTAGACAGCACATATGTGTTACTACCACCAATCTCTGTCTATAATGGGCTGGACATATGCTTGGTGGCATGGATTCTCTGGCCAGACGAGGAAAGCAAAACAGTGCCAAACCTCGAGAAG TTAGTGAAGAGACGGCTACCAAGTGAGGCTGCAGCAGCAGCAAATCGGGATGGCAGATGGAGGAATCAGATGCACAAAGCAGCTCACAATGGTTGCTGTAGGCGTGCTGCGCAGACAAGGGCGCTGGGTTCTGTTTTGCTGAAGTTGCTTGTTTCTCAAAATCTCAGTGATTTGATTGAAACAGTTGAGGGTCCATTG GTAAATGTGCTTGCTGATATGGAATTATGGGGAATTGGTGCTGACATGGATGCATGTCTCCGTGCGAGGCATATTATAATAACAAGGCTGAAGGAGCTAGACAAAGAAGCATACAAATTAGCGGGCAAGAGTTTCTCACTAAATGCAAATGCTGACATCGCTGACATTCTTTTTACTCACTTAAAACTGCCAGTCCCAAAAGGGTGCGAGAAAGGGAAGTTGCATCCTAGCACTGACAAGCAGTGTCTAGACCATCTAAG GGATCTACACCCAATCGTCTCAGTAATTAAGGAACATAGAACATTGGCCAAACTGTTGAATGGCACATTGGGGTCCATTTGTTCACGGGCTAagttgtgcatccaatcccaaaGGTACATCATACATGGAAATTGGCTTCAGACATCAACTGCTACTGGCCGTCTATCAATGGAAGAGCCAAATCTCCAG AGTGTTGAGCACATGGTGGATTTCACAACAAGAAAGAATGATAAAGATTTCACAAGCATGTCAATGGTTGATCATCATGAAATCAATGCCCGTGAATTTTTTGTTCCCACTCAA GAAAACTGGTTGTTGGTAACTGCTGATTACTCCCAGATAGAGCTGCGTTTTATGGCGCATTTTTCTAAAGATCCTGTATTGATCGAGCTTCTAAGTAAACCAGATGTTGATGTGTTTACTATGATTGCCTCAAGATGGAGTGGCAAAGAAGAGTCTTTGGTCTCTTCTAAGGACCGAGATAACACAAAGAGATTTATTTATGGCATCCTTTATGGAATGGGCGCCAACTCCCTTGCAGAACAACTTCAATGCAGCCCAGCAGAAGCTGCACAGAAAATTCAGAGTTTCAAGAGATTCTTTCCAGGCGTTTCTTCGTGGCTACAACAAGCCGTGGCATCATGTCGCCAAAAAGG ATATATTGAGACCTTGATGGGACGGAGACGTTTTCTTTCAAAAATTACCGCTGGAAACAGCAGAGAGAAAGCTCAAGCACAGAGACAAGCAGTTAATTCTATTTGCCAG GGTTCTGCTGCTGATATTATCAAGGTGGCTATGCTTAAGGTTCATTCTGTAATTACCAATGGGAGTAACACAGTTGATTCCATGGATGGGCTTATGCAAAACTTTTCACAAATCAGAGGGCGGTGTCACcttcttttgcag GTGCATGATGAACTTGTGCTTGAAGTTGACCCGTCTATGGTAGCAGAGGCTGTAAATCTGCTACAGATAAGCATGGAAACTGCAGCTCCACTTTTGG TACCTTTACGTGCTAAAGTAAAGGTTGGAAAAACTTGGGGTTCTCTTCAGCCTTTCCAGCCAGAGCCTTGA